A stretch of Sulfitobacter sp. THAF37 DNA encodes these proteins:
- the leuS gene encoding leucine--tRNA ligase: protein MTRYTPAEIEARWQDAWEKDGIFKAVRSADKPKYYVLEMFPYPSGRIHMGHVRNYTMGDVIARYKIATGHNVLHPMGWDAFGMPAENAAMAIGGHPKDWTYGNIDDMRGQMKPLGLSIDWSREFATCDPEYYGQQQALFLDFLDAGLVYRKNAVVNWDPVDMTVLANEQVENGRGWRSGALVERRELTQWFFKISDHSEELLDALDSLDNWPAKVKLMQANWIGKSRGLQFAFSTVGAPEGHDRIDVYTTRPDTLMGASFVGISPDHPLAKVLERENPEIAAFCAECRKGGTTEEAIETAEKLGYDTGITVRHPFDTAYEMPVYIANFILMDYGTGAIFGCPAHDPRDFEFATKYGLPIISTFLPSEDAPEVLKAPFVPAKTDKVFYNRGFAGEQWQTGNEAIDAAIRFCEENGVGQGVTKYRLRDWGLSRQRYWGCPIPVVHCDACGVVPEKKENLPVELPYDVSFDVPGNPLDRHPTWRDCVCPSCGAAAKRETDTMDTFVDSSWYFARFTAPRAETPTNMEDAEYWMNVDQYIGGIEHAILHLLYSRFFARAMHVTGHLPESAIEPFDALFTQGMVTHEIYQTRDANGRPVYHLPEDVTDGKLADGTEVEVIPSAKMSKSKKNVVDPLHIISNYGADTARWFVLSDSPPERDVEWTASGAEAAFKHLSRVWNISDRIKAMSSEAAGEGDEELLRQMHKTIHDVTMGVESFGFNAAIAKLYAFTAALQKSKAGHAAQREAIMTLAQLMSPMTPHLSEDIWAHQGGEGLIVKAPWPVADDTMLVDDTITMPIQINGKRRAEIKVAADLPKEEVEKIALAHEAVIRTLDGAAPKKVIVVPGRIVNVVA, encoded by the coding sequence ATGACACGCTATACCCCCGCTGAAATCGAAGCCCGCTGGCAGGACGCCTGGGAAAAGGACGGCATCTTCAAGGCTGTGCGCTCTGCCGACAAGCCAAAGTATTATGTGCTGGAGATGTTTCCCTACCCCTCGGGCCGCATCCACATGGGACATGTGCGCAACTACACGATGGGCGACGTGATCGCGCGCTACAAGATCGCGACGGGCCACAACGTGCTGCACCCGATGGGGTGGGACGCCTTCGGGATGCCGGCAGAGAACGCGGCCATGGCCATCGGGGGCCACCCCAAGGACTGGACCTACGGCAACATCGACGACATGCGCGGCCAGATGAAGCCGCTGGGCCTGTCCATCGACTGGTCCCGCGAATTCGCCACCTGCGATCCGGAGTATTACGGCCAGCAGCAGGCGCTGTTCCTCGACTTCCTCGATGCCGGGCTGGTCTACCGCAAGAACGCGGTGGTCAACTGGGACCCGGTTGACATGACCGTGCTTGCCAACGAGCAGGTGGAAAACGGCCGCGGCTGGCGATCCGGCGCGCTGGTCGAGCGGCGCGAGTTGACCCAATGGTTCTTCAAGATTTCCGACCATTCCGAAGAACTGCTGGACGCACTCGATTCCTTGGACAACTGGCCCGCCAAGGTAAAGCTGATGCAGGCCAACTGGATCGGCAAGTCGCGGGGTCTGCAATTCGCCTTTTCCACGGTCGGCGCACCGGAAGGACACGACCGGATAGATGTCTACACCACCCGCCCCGACACCCTGATGGGCGCATCTTTCGTGGGCATTTCACCGGATCACCCGCTGGCCAAGGTGCTGGAGCGGGAAAACCCCGAGATCGCCGCATTCTGCGCCGAATGCCGCAAGGGCGGCACGACGGAAGAAGCCATCGAGACAGCCGAGAAGCTGGGATATGACACCGGGATCACGGTCCGTCACCCTTTCGACACGGCCTACGAGATGCCGGTCTACATCGCGAACTTCATTCTGATGGATTACGGCACCGGCGCGATCTTCGGCTGCCCGGCGCATGACCCGCGTGATTTCGAATTCGCGACCAAGTACGGCCTGCCGATCATTTCGACCTTCCTGCCGTCCGAGGACGCGCCGGAGGTGCTGAAAGCCCCCTTTGTTCCGGCAAAGACCGACAAGGTGTTCTACAACAGGGGGTTCGCCGGCGAGCAATGGCAAACCGGAAACGAAGCCATCGACGCCGCGATTCGCTTTTGCGAGGAAAACGGCGTCGGCCAGGGCGTGACCAAGTACCGCCTGCGCGACTGGGGCCTTTCGCGCCAGCGCTACTGGGGCTGCCCGATCCCGGTGGTGCATTGCGACGCCTGCGGCGTGGTGCCGGAGAAGAAGGAGAACCTGCCCGTCGAACTGCCCTATGACGTCAGCTTCGACGTGCCGGGCAACCCGCTCGACCGGCACCCGACCTGGCGAGACTGTGTTTGCCCGTCCTGTGGTGCTGCGGCGAAGCGCGAAACCGACACCATGGACACCTTTGTCGATTCGTCATGGTACTTTGCCCGGTTCACCGCACCCCGCGCCGAAACGCCGACAAACATGGAAGACGCCGAATACTGGATGAACGTGGACCAGTATATCGGCGGCATCGAACACGCGATCCTGCACCTGCTGTATTCGCGGTTCTTCGCCCGTGCGATGCACGTGACAGGTCATCTGCCCGAAAGCGCGATCGAGCCTTTTGATGCGTTGTTCACGCAAGGCATGGTGACGCATGAGATCTATCAGACCCGCGATGCGAATGGCCGGCCCGTCTATCACCTGCCCGAGGATGTCACCGATGGCAAACTCGCGGACGGCACCGAAGTGGAGGTCATCCCCTCCGCCAAGATGTCGAAGTCCAAGAAGAACGTGGTCGACCCGCTACACATCATTTCAAACTACGGGGCGGATACCGCGCGCTGGTTCGTGCTGAGCGATTCGCCGCCCGAGCGCGACGTCGAATGGACCGCCTCCGGCGCCGAAGCCGCCTTCAAACACCTGTCCCGCGTCTGGAACATCAGCGACCGCATCAAGGCGATGAGTTCCGAAGCCGCAGGCGAAGGGGATGAAGAACTTCTTCGCCAGATGCACAAGACCATCCACGACGTGACGATGGGCGTGGAATCCTTCGGCTTCAACGCCGCCATCGCCAAACTCTATGCCTTCACCGCAGCCCTCCAGAAATCCAAGGCCGGACATGCCGCCCAGCGCGAGGCGATCATGACGCTGGCACAGCTCATGTCCCCCATGACCCCTCACCTCAGCGAGGACATCTGGGCGCACCAGGGTGGCGAAGGGCTGATCGTCAAGGCGCCCTGGCCCGTGGCGGATGACACCATGCTCGTGGATGACACGATCACCATGCCGATCCAGATCAATGGCAAGCGCCGGGCCGAGATCAAGGTTGCCGCGGACCTTCCCAAAGAAGAGGTTGAAAAGATCGCGCTGGCCCACGAAGCTGTCATCAGGACCCTGGACGGGGCCGCCCCGAAGAAGGTCATCGTCGTGCCGGGACGGATCGTGAATGTCGTTGCTTGA
- a CDS encoding DUF3576 domain-containing protein: protein MAYRTVCKSAVALLIIASLGSCGSLGREATARPDTYTNPNNPNNIETNPDNTIWSIFSRKSGDTTVSVNKYLWSASLEVLDFLPVQSIDPFTGVIITGYGTPPGGGSAYRATVLIDDPALDARSLNLALQTRNGRTVNTATTRAVEDAILSRAREMRISDNRF, encoded by the coding sequence ATGGCGTACAGGACCGTTTGCAAAAGTGCCGTGGCACTTCTCATTATCGCGAGCCTCGGCTCTTGTGGCAGCCTGGGCCGCGAAGCGACGGCCCGGCCCGACACCTATACCAACCCCAACAACCCCAACAACATCGAGACCAACCCGGACAACACGATCTGGTCGATCTTCAGCCGAAAGAGCGGCGACACTACTGTATCCGTAAACAAGTACCTGTGGTCGGCGTCGCTTGAGGTGCTGGATTTCCTGCCGGTGCAATCCATCGACCCCTTCACGGGGGTGATCATCACCGGCTACGGCACACCGCCCGGCGGCGGGTCGGCGTATCGCGCAACGGTGCTGATCGACGATCCTGCGCTGGACGCGCGGTCGCTGAACCTGGCGCTGCAGACCCGCAACGGTCGGACCGTGAACACGGCGACCACCCGCGCGGTCGAGGATGCGATCCTGTCCCGCGCGCGCGAGATGCGAATTTCCGACAACAGGTTCTGA
- a CDS encoding porin produces the protein MKKVLFATTALVATAGVAAADVTFGGYGRFGILYSDNGVTDTTNITSRFRLQIDATAESDAGVVFGARARIQQDNDDAASLDSVGTDGDGDGDIDYRGDRTGTGINGVRFFARSGGLEVGVGNIFGALEFMPGMYPIDLGLTGHSYDYTAYNFRGDAYDSDEEGAAGLNGVEVMYSAGDLSVHVSASDFNDRIAAHVAYTWNGWTFALGAQDSDSALDTEFAASVGGSFGPADVTLAYAKNGDDSLVGGGDHWVLAGRFDVGAATDVEVYVADADYFAETSYGVDFNHDLGGGTSLRGGISSTGADVTLVDFGVRFNF, from the coding sequence ATGAAAAAAGTTCTCTTCGCTACAACAGCCCTGGTCGCGACCGCCGGCGTTGCAGCAGCAGACGTTACTTTCGGCGGCTATGGTCGCTTTGGTATCCTGTACTCCGACAACGGCGTCACAGACACAACAAACATCACCAGCCGTTTCCGTCTGCAGATCGACGCAACTGCTGAGTCCGATGCCGGTGTGGTCTTCGGTGCCCGCGCACGCATCCAGCAAGACAACGACGACGCGGCTTCGCTCGACTCCGTTGGTACAGACGGTGACGGCGACGGCGACATCGACTACCGCGGCGACCGCACAGGCACCGGCATCAACGGTGTTCGCTTCTTCGCTCGCTCCGGCGGCCTGGAAGTCGGCGTTGGCAACATCTTCGGCGCGCTGGAATTCATGCCCGGCATGTACCCCATCGACCTGGGTCTGACCGGTCACTCGTATGACTACACCGCGTACAACTTCCGCGGTGACGCATACGACTCCGACGAAGAAGGCGCAGCTGGCCTGAACGGTGTCGAAGTCATGTACTCCGCTGGCGACCTGTCCGTGCACGTGTCGGCTTCCGACTTCAACGACCGCATCGCGGCCCACGTTGCTTACACATGGAACGGCTGGACATTCGCTCTGGGTGCTCAGGACTCCGACTCTGCACTCGACACCGAGTTCGCAGCATCCGTCGGCGGTTCCTTCGGCCCTGCCGATGTGACCCTGGCCTATGCCAAGAACGGTGACGACTCCCTCGTCGGCGGTGGCGACCACTGGGTTCTGGCTGGCCGCTTTGACGTTGGCGCAGCAACCGACGTTGAAGTCTATGTCGCAGACGCAGACTACTTCGCCGAAACTTCCTACGGTGTTGACTTCAACCACGATCTGGGCGGCGGTACCTCGCTGCGCGGCGGTATCTCCTCCACCGGTGCCGACGTGACCCTGGTTGACTTCGGTGTGCGCTTCAACTTCTAA
- a CDS encoding YggS family pyridoxal phosphate-dependent enzyme, with amino-acid sequence MGLNDITTRLAKAEADAGRAAGSVTLIAVSKVQPDERVRNVLEQGHRCFGENKVQEAAGKWPGFREDFADVELHLLGPLQTNKARQAVTLFDAIHSVDRPKLARTLARLAQEEGRCPDLFIQINTGEEEQKAGVMPAEADAFVRECQDLDLPVRGLMCIPPIDEEPSLHFALLAKIADRNGLDGLSMGMSADFERAVALGATHVRVGSAIFGERVPG; translated from the coding sequence ATGGGTTTGAACGACATCACCACCAGATTGGCCAAGGCCGAAGCAGACGCCGGGCGCGCTGCCGGATCGGTCACGTTGATCGCGGTCAGCAAGGTCCAGCCGGACGAAAGGGTGCGCAACGTGCTGGAACAAGGCCACCGCTGCTTTGGCGAGAACAAGGTCCAGGAAGCGGCAGGCAAATGGCCAGGGTTTCGCGAGGATTTCGCGGATGTTGAGCTACATCTCCTCGGGCCTCTCCAGACCAACAAGGCGCGTCAGGCCGTCACGCTCTTTGATGCGATCCATTCCGTGGACCGTCCCAAACTGGCCCGCACCCTCGCGCGGCTGGCGCAGGAGGAGGGCAGGTGTCCCGACCTCTTCATCCAGATCAACACCGGCGAAGAAGAGCAGAAAGCGGGCGTCATGCCGGCTGAGGCCGATGCCTTTGTCAGGGAATGCCAGGATCTCGACCTGCCTGTACGGGGCCTGATGTGCATCCCGCCGATTGATGAAGAACCTTCACTGCATTTTGCGCTGTTGGCCAAGATCGCCGACCGCAACGGGCTTGACGGTCTCTCCATGGGCATGAGCGCGGACTTCGAACGCGCCGTCGCCTTGGGCGCGACCCACGTCCGGGTCGGTTCGGCCATCTTCGGAGAGCGGGTACCGGGCTGA
- a CDS encoding L,D-transpeptidase translates to MTSDDMVLTPLGVRFRNRLYPCTIGRGGLSKAKREGDGATPRGTHRIVGMLYRPDRMIRPTGWAVPIRPGDLWSDDPAAKDYNSMVRAPYPFSHEALRRADPLYDLVILTDWNWPSAVPGRGSAIFIHQWRRPGYPTEGCIGLRRTDLHAIARNLRPHMRLIVP, encoded by the coding sequence ATGACATCCGACGACATGGTTCTGACGCCGCTGGGGGTGCGGTTCCGGAACAGACTTTATCCCTGCACCATCGGGCGCGGTGGCCTTAGCAAGGCCAAGCGCGAGGGCGATGGCGCGACGCCGCGCGGAACGCACCGGATCGTCGGGATGCTTTATCGACCTGACAGGATGATCCGACCCACCGGCTGGGCTGTCCCGATCAGACCCGGCGACCTGTGGTCGGACGACCCGGCGGCAAAGGATTATAACTCCATGGTCCGGGCGCCATATCCGTTCAGTCACGAGGCGCTGCGGCGGGCCGATCCTCTCTATGACCTCGTCATCCTGACGGACTGGAACTGGCCCAGTGCCGTGCCGGGGCGCGGCTCTGCCATCTTCATCCATCAATGGCGGCGGCCCGGCTACCCGACCGAAGGCTGCATCGGCCTGCGCCGGACCGACCTGCACGCCATAGCCCGAAATCTCCGGCCCCACATGCGGCTGATCGTGCCATAA
- a CDS encoding GFA family protein — protein sequence MMKGRCYCGALHFEVTGAPVFKLQCHCRECQYISGGGPNFAMAIPLDGFAFTKGTPAEFTRDDLEGARTRQFCGTCGTHLTTRLPGRDYLVLKAGTLDDPAGDYGDADFAIFMKDAQPFHVVAEGKPCFNDLPPPK from the coding sequence ATGATGAAAGGGCGATGCTATTGCGGGGCGCTGCACTTCGAGGTGACAGGTGCTCCTGTGTTCAAACTGCAGTGTCATTGCAGGGAGTGTCAGTATATCTCTGGCGGGGGGCCAAATTTCGCGATGGCCATACCATTGGATGGGTTTGCCTTTACCAAGGGAACACCGGCGGAGTTCACGCGCGACGACCTGGAAGGTGCGCGTACCCGGCAATTCTGCGGCACCTGTGGAACCCATCTGACGACGCGCCTGCCGGGCCGGGATTATCTCGTCCTGAAAGCCGGTACGCTGGACGATCCTGCCGGTGATTACGGCGATGCGGATTTTGCGATCTTCATGAAGGATGCGCAGCCCTTTCACGTTGTCGCCGAAGGCAAACCATGTTTCAACGATCTGCCGCCGCCCAAATGA
- the ribA gene encoding GTP cyclohydrolase II, whose amino-acid sequence MALAPDIVEQLARARSDLRMGIPIVLTGDAPVLVLAAETLGPQRLADVLALGGEPVLAITARRAGTLKAHPYDGDLARIVLPPAATPAWIQSVADPADDLRAPLKGPLKSARGGDTAAHRTALQLVKSARLLPAALVLSLPNAADIAARNGLTSIALAAAAPALAARSPLHPVVNARLPMEVSETGRLHIFRPDDGGEEHYAIEIGRPDRGEPVLARLHSACFTGDLMGSLKCDCGPQLRAALAQMGAEGNGVLLYLNQEGRGIGLANKMRAYSLQDQGFDTVEANHRLGFEDDERDFRLGADILKSMGFSAVRLLTNNPRKVEMMETSGVAVTERVPLAVGENRHNAGYLATKAAKSGHLF is encoded by the coding sequence ATGGCTTTGGCACCTGACATTGTCGAACAACTGGCCCGCGCCCGTTCCGATTTGCGCATGGGCATACCCATCGTCCTGACAGGTGACGCGCCGGTGCTCGTTCTCGCCGCCGAAACGCTTGGCCCACAGCGGTTGGCGGATGTGCTGGCCCTGGGCGGGGAACCGGTGCTGGCGATCACTGCGCGCCGGGCCGGGACACTCAAGGCGCATCCCTATGACGGTGATCTTGCGCGGATCGTTCTGCCACCTGCCGCGACCCCGGCATGGATACAGAGTGTGGCGGATCCGGCCGACGACCTGCGCGCACCGCTCAAGGGGCCGCTGAAAAGCGCGCGGGGCGGCGACACTGCGGCGCATCGCACGGCGCTTCAGCTGGTCAAGTCCGCGCGGCTGCTGCCCGCCGCACTTGTGCTGTCCCTGCCGAATGCCGCGGATATCGCCGCGCGGAATGGGCTGACCAGCATCGCCCTGGCGGCGGCGGCTCCCGCGCTGGCGGCACGAAGCCCGCTGCACCCAGTGGTGAACGCGCGATTGCCGATGGAGGTCTCGGAGACAGGCCGCCTGCACATTTTCCGCCCCGACGATGGCGGCGAGGAACATTACGCGATCGAGATCGGGCGCCCGGACCGGGGCGAACCCGTGCTGGCACGACTGCATTCCGCCTGTTTCACCGGGGATCTCATGGGCAGCCTCAAGTGCGACTGCGGGCCACAGCTGCGCGCCGCACTGGCGCAGATGGGCGCCGAAGGGAACGGCGTGCTGCTCTATCTCAACCAGGAGGGGCGCGGCATCGGCCTTGCGAACAAGATGCGGGCCTATTCGCTTCAGGATCAGGGGTTCGACACGGTAGAGGCAAACCACCGCCTGGGGTTCGAGGACGACGAACGGGATTTCCGGCTTGGCGCGGATATCCTCAAATCCATGGGATTCTCCGCCGTCCGGCTTCTGACCAACAATCCCCGCAAGGTTGAAATGATGGAAACCTCAGGCGTCGCGGTGACGGAAAGGGTGCCTCTGGCCGTTGGAGAGAACCGCCATAACGCTGGCTATCTCGCGACAAAGGCCGCAAAGTCCGGGCATCTTTTCTAG
- a CDS encoding response regulator transcription factor, whose amino-acid sequence MAQLKKILLVDDDEDLREALSEQLIMTEDFDVFEAGNGADAMARAKEAIYDLVILDVGLPDTDGRELCRRMRKQGVKSPIMMLTGHDGDADTILGLDAGANDYVSKPFKFPVLLARIRAQLRQHEQSEDAVFQLGPYTFKPSMKLLVTEDDKKVRLTEKETNILKFLYRSNDGVVPRDVLLHEVWGYNAGVTTHTLETHIYRLRQKIEPDPSNARLLVTESGGYRLMS is encoded by the coding sequence ATGGCGCAGCTCAAGAAAATCCTGCTTGTCGACGATGACGAAGACCTGCGCGAAGCGTTGAGCGAGCAGTTGATCATGACCGAAGATTTCGACGTCTTCGAGGCGGGTAACGGGGCCGACGCAATGGCGCGCGCCAAAGAGGCAATCTATGATCTGGTGATCCTGGACGTGGGGCTGCCCGATACCGATGGCCGCGAACTTTGCCGTCGGATGCGCAAGCAAGGCGTCAAAAGCCCGATCATGATGTTGACGGGGCACGACGGCGACGCCGACACGATCCTGGGGCTTGATGCCGGGGCCAACGATTACGTCTCCAAGCCCTTCAAGTTTCCTGTGCTGCTGGCGCGTATCCGCGCGCAGCTGCGCCAGCACGAGCAATCCGAGGACGCCGTGTTTCAGCTTGGTCCCTACACCTTCAAGCCATCCATGAAGCTTCTGGTGACAGAGGACGACAAGAAGGTCCGCCTGACGGAAAAGGAAACCAACATTCTCAAGTTCCTCTACCGCTCGAACGATGGCGTCGTGCCGCGCGACGTGTTGCTGCACGAGGTCTGGGGGTACAATGCGGGCGTCACAACCCATACGCTTGAAACGCACATTTATCGCCTGCGCCAGAAAATAGAACCGGATCCGTCAAACGCGCGCCTTCTTGTTACGGAATCTGGAGGTTACAGATTAATGAGCTGA
- a CDS encoding exodeoxyribonuclease III, with amino-acid sequence MPFTLATWNINSVRLREGLVLRMLAEHGPDILCLQECKSPVDKIPVEAFKAAGYTHMAARGQKGYNGVAILSKLPLEDAGDKDFATLGHARHVAARLENGTIIHNFYVPAGGDKPDRTINEKFGQKLDYLSEMRDWFHAETPRNAILVGDLNIAPREDDVWDHKKLLKVVSHTPVEVEALGAAQDAGNWVDVTRKDIPQGNLYSWWSYRSPDWDAADKGRRLDHIWATPDIANASHSSHIQRAVRGWEQPSDHAPVFATFDL; translated from the coding sequence ATGCCCTTTACCCTTGCAACCTGGAACATCAATTCAGTCCGTCTGCGCGAAGGTCTCGTGCTGCGGATGCTGGCTGAACACGGGCCTGACATTCTCTGTCTTCAGGAGTGCAAGAGCCCGGTGGACAAGATCCCGGTCGAAGCCTTCAAGGCGGCGGGGTATACCCATATGGCTGCGCGGGGCCAAAAGGGCTACAACGGTGTCGCGATCCTGTCAAAGCTGCCGCTGGAAGATGCGGGCGACAAGGATTTTGCCACTTTGGGTCATGCCCGCCACGTGGCCGCACGGCTCGAAAACGGCACCATCATCCATAATTTCTACGTTCCCGCCGGCGGCGACAAGCCTGACCGCACCATCAACGAGAAATTCGGTCAGAAGCTTGATTACCTTTCCGAGATGCGGGACTGGTTCCATGCTGAAACGCCCCGCAACGCCATTCTCGTCGGTGATCTGAACATCGCCCCGCGCGAGGATGACGTCTGGGACCACAAGAAACTGCTGAAGGTGGTCAGCCACACACCGGTCGAGGTCGAAGCCCTGGGCGCGGCGCAGGACGCAGGCAACTGGGTCGACGTCACCCGCAAGGACATTCCGCAGGGCAATCTCTACAGTTGGTGGTCCTACCGGTCCCCCGACTGGGACGCCGCCGACAAGGGGCGGCGCCTGGATCACATCTGGGCCACGCCGGACATTGCCAACGCAAGCCATTCCAGCCATATCCAGCGCGCCGTGCGGGGCTGGGAGCAGCCCAGCGACCACGCACCGGTTTTTGCCACCTTTGACCTTTGA
- a CDS encoding co-chaperone YbbN produces the protein MELNLTANAPDADLIKDVSEATFMADVVEASQTVPVIVDFWAPWCGPCKTLGPQLEAAVTAAKGAVKMAKVNVDEAQAIAGQLQIQSIPTVYAFHKGQPIDGFQGALPESEVRAFVDRVIKAAGGEAPGDGLAEAVAAAEEMLTDGAAEDAAQTFAAILGEDPQHAGAYGGMVRAHIAMGALDQAEALLNGAPIEISKAPELEAAHAQLELARQAENAGPVAELTATVEAEPDNHQARFDLARALYAKGDAQGAVDHLLELFRRDREWNEGAAKTQLFTIFDALKPADPVVLNGRRKLSSMIFA, from the coding sequence ATGGAACTGAACCTGACCGCCAACGCCCCCGACGCCGACTTGATCAAGGATGTGTCCGAAGCGACTTTCATGGCCGACGTGGTCGAGGCATCTCAGACCGTGCCCGTCATCGTCGACTTCTGGGCGCCCTGGTGCGGCCCTTGCAAGACGCTGGGTCCTCAGCTCGAAGCCGCTGTTACCGCCGCAAAAGGCGCGGTGAAAATGGCCAAGGTCAATGTGGACGAGGCACAGGCGATCGCGGGTCAGCTCCAGATCCAGTCGATCCCGACGGTCTATGCCTTTCACAAGGGCCAGCCGATCGACGGTTTCCAGGGTGCGCTGCCCGAGTCCGAGGTGCGTGCCTTTGTCGACCGGGTGATCAAGGCCGCAGGGGGCGAGGCGCCCGGTGACGGCTTGGCGGAGGCTGTTGCGGCCGCCGAAGAGATGCTGACCGACGGCGCCGCCGAGGATGCCGCCCAGACCTTTGCCGCCATTCTGGGCGAGGACCCGCAGCACGCGGGCGCCTACGGTGGCATGGTCCGTGCCCATATCGCCATGGGTGCACTTGACCAGGCCGAGGCGCTGCTGAACGGCGCACCGATCGAGATTTCCAAGGCACCGGAACTCGAAGCCGCCCACGCGCAGCTCGAACTCGCCCGCCAGGCCGAAAACGCAGGACCGGTGGCCGAGCTGACCGCCACCGTCGAGGCCGAGCCGGACAACCATCAGGCACGGTTTGACCTTGCCCGCGCGCTCTATGCCAAGGGTGACGCCCAAGGTGCCGTGGATCACCTGCTCGAACTCTTCCGCCGCGACCGCGAATGGAACGAAGGCGCTGCAAAGACACAGCTTTTCACCATCTTCGATGCGCTCAAACCTGCGGACCCCGTGGTCCTGAACGGACGTCGGAAATTGAGTTCGATGATATTTGCCTGA
- a CDS encoding LON peptidase substrate-binding domain-containing protein: MIKQTELPDTIPIFPLAGALLLPRSRLPLHIFEPRYLQMTADALKTDGRLIGMIQPNPVPGREGPGLHSIGCAGRITQFSETEDGRYMITLGGVSRFRILREIEGFSPYRKCEVSWDGFERDLGVAEQDATFTRKPLMELLGRYFETRGLSADWSTLKEAEDELLINSLSMMLDFDAEEKQALLEAPSLQTRRETLVTLIEYAMRGGQDEGLLQ; the protein is encoded by the coding sequence ATGATAAAGCAAACCGAACTGCCAGATACGATCCCGATCTTTCCCCTGGCTGGAGCCTTGCTTCTTCCCCGTTCCCGGCTGCCCCTGCACATCTTCGAACCGCGGTATCTTCAAATGACTGCCGACGCGCTCAAGACGGACGGTCGGCTGATCGGGATGATCCAGCCAAATCCGGTGCCCGGTCGGGAGGGGCCGGGTCTGCACAGCATTGGCTGCGCCGGTCGGATCACCCAGTTCTCCGAAACCGAAGACGGTCGCTACATGATCACCCTCGGCGGCGTGTCCCGGTTTCGCATCCTGCGCGAGATCGAGGGATTCAGCCCCTACCGCAAGTGCGAGGTCAGCTGGGACGGGTTCGAACGCGACCTCGGTGTGGCTGAGCAGGACGCGACGTTTACCCGCAAGCCACTGATGGAGCTTTTGGGCAGGTACTTCGAAACGCGCGGCCTCTCAGCGGACTGGAGCACCCTGAAAGAGGCCGAGGACGAACTGCTGATCAATTCGCTTTCCATGATGCTCGACTTCGACGCCGAGGAAAAACAGGCTCTGCTCGAAGCCCCCTCGTTGCAGACCCGGCGCGAGACACTGGTTACACTGATCGAATACGCCATGCGCGGGGGCCAGGACGAAGGATTGTTGCAATGA
- a CDS encoding Trm112 family protein: MTDLQAFDRRMLEALICPRSQTTLEYDPERQELVSKAAGLAYPIRNGIPVMLMDEARSLE; the protein is encoded by the coding sequence ATGACCGACCTGCAGGCATTCGACCGCCGTATGCTCGAAGCACTGATTTGCCCGCGCAGCCAGACGACACTGGAATACGACCCGGAGCGCCAGGAGCTTGTATCGAAAGCTGCCGGTCTGGCCTACCCGATCCGAAACGGCATTCCCGTCATGTTGATGGACGAGGCACGCAGCCTGGAGTGA